A single Methylobacterium sp. 17Sr1-1 DNA region contains:
- a CDS encoding SDR family NAD(P)-dependent oxidoreductase — translation MSDQTRHQTRTRKPAALVTGASSGIGATYADRLARRGHPLVLVARDAARLDALAARLRAETGVAVDVLPADLTDPARLAAVEARLRDDAGIGLLVNNAGAAAPAGFTADDLAPQYRLVDLNVVALTRLAGAAVQGFLARGGGAIVNISSVVALAPEWLPGVYGATKAYVLTLSQGLQSELGPRGIYVQAVLPAATRTEIWERSGRAVESLQGVMEVGEMVDAALTGFDRREAVTIPSLPDDGQWEAFEAARRAMAPNFSQEHAAARYRV, via the coding sequence ATGAGCGACCAGACACGCCACCAGACCCGCACCCGGAAGCCCGCCGCCCTCGTCACCGGCGCCTCGTCGGGCATCGGCGCCACCTATGCCGACCGCCTCGCCCGGCGCGGCCATCCCCTGGTGCTGGTGGCCCGCGACGCCGCCCGCCTCGACGCGCTGGCCGCGCGCCTGCGGGCCGAGACCGGCGTCGCCGTCGACGTGCTGCCGGCCGACCTCACCGATCCGGCCAGGCTCGCGGCGGTCGAGGCGCGGCTGCGCGACGATGCCGGGATCGGCCTGCTCGTGAACAATGCCGGCGCGGCGGCCCCGGCGGGGTTCACGGCCGACGACCTCGCGCCGCAATACCGCCTCGTCGACCTCAACGTGGTGGCGCTCACCCGGCTCGCCGGCGCCGCCGTGCAGGGGTTCCTGGCCCGCGGCGGCGGCGCCATCGTCAACATCAGCTCGGTGGTGGCGCTCGCGCCCGAGTGGCTGCCCGGCGTCTACGGGGCGACCAAGGCCTACGTGCTGACCCTGTCGCAGGGGCTCCAGTCCGAGCTCGGACCGCGGGGGATCTACGTCCAGGCGGTTCTGCCGGCCGCGACCCGCACCGAGATCTGGGAGCGCTCCGGCAGAGCGGTGGAGAGCCTGCAGGGCGTGATGGAGGTCGGCGAGATGGTCGACGCCGCCCTCACAGGGTTCGACCGGCGCGAGGCGGTGACGATTCCGTCCCTGCCGGATGACGGCCAATGGGAGGCGTTCGAGGCGGCGCGCCGGGCGATGGCGCCGAATTTTTCGCAGGAGCACGCGGCGGCGCGCTACCGAGTGTGA